The Drosophila mauritiana strain mau12 chromosome 2R, ASM438214v1, whole genome shotgun sequence genome has a segment encoding these proteins:
- the LOC117137907 gene encoding probable elongation factor 1-beta, which produces MAFGDVTTPQGLKELNAFLADNSYISGYTPSKADLSVFDALGKAPSADNVNVARWYRHIASFDAAERAAWSGTPLPQLAGGKPTVAAAAKPAADDDDDVDLFGSDDEEDEEAERIKQERVAAYAAKKSKKPALIAKSSVLLDVKPWDDETDMKEMENHVRTIEMDGLLWGASKLVPVGYGINKLQIMCVIEDDKVSIDLLQEKIEEFEDFVQSVDIAAFNKI; this is translated from the exons ATGGCTTTCGGTGATGTGACCACCCCGCAGGGACTGAAGGAGCTGAACGCCTTCCTGGCCGACAACAGCTACATCAGCGG ATATACTCCCAGCAAGGCCGATCTGTCCGTGTTCGATGCTCTGGGCAAGGCCCCCTCCGCCGACAATGTGAATGTGGCCCGCTGGTACCGCCACATCGCCTCCTTCGATGCCGCTGAGCGCGCCGCCTGGTCGGGTACTCCTCTGCCACAGTTGGCCGGTGGAAAGCCcactgtggctgctgctgccaagCCCGCCGccgacgatgacgacgatgtGGATCTATTCGGATCCGACGatgaggaggacgaggaggcCGAGCGCATCAAGCAGGAGCGAGTTGCCGCTTACGCCGCCAAGAAGTCCAAGAAACCCGCCCTCATTGCCAAGTCGTCGGTGCTCCTTGATGTCAAGCCCTGGGATGACGAGACCGACATGAAGGAGATGGAGAACCATGTCCGCACCATCGAAATGGACGGTCTGCTGTGGGGCGCCTCCAAACTGGTCCCAGTCGGCTATGGCATCAACAAGTTGCAGATCATGTGCGTCATTGAGGACGACAAGGTGTCCATCGATTTGCTGCAGGAGAAGATCGAGGAGTTCGAGGACTTCGTACAGTCTGTCGACATTGCTGCCTTCAACAAGATCTAA
- the LOC117137906 gene encoding lysozyme, which translates to MAANKLCCTLAIGALLCLGFAALIQAQDKPVTDVCLGCICEAISGCNQTRYCGGGVCGLFRITWAYWADGGKLTLGNESPQSEDAYANCVNDPYCAANTIQNYMTKFGQDCNGDNAIDCYDFAAIHKLGGYGCKGELSYQYQTQLTNCLNSFQQIDVRSSK; encoded by the exons ATGGCTGCCAACAAATTGTGCTGCACTTTGGCTATTGGCGCTCTTTTGTGCCTGGGATTCGCGGCCCTCATTCAAGCTCAGG ATAAGCCGGTGACTGATGTGTGCCTGGGATGCATCTGCGAGGCCATCAGTGGATGTAACCAGACACGTTACTGCGGCGGCGGAGTCTGCGGCCTGTTTCGCATCACCTGGGCATATTGGGCCGACGGCGGCAAGCTGACCTTGGGCAACGAGAGTCCCCAGTCGGAGGATG CCTATGCCAACTGCGTGAACGATCCCTACTGCGCGGCCAACACGATCCAGAATTACATGACCAAGTTCGGCCAGGACTGCAATGGAGACAACGCCATCGATTGCTACGACTTCGCTGCCATCCACAAGCTGGGCGGCTATGGGTGCAAGGGCGAGCTGAGCTACCAGTACCAGACGCAGCTGACCAACTGCCTCAATTCGTTCCAGCAGATCGATGTGCGCTCTAGCAAATAA
- the LOC117136920 gene encoding lysozyme, protein MRVFLLYSIYLLLVLSPSLVQGQGHVLDKPVTELCLTCICEAISGCNATAICTSPEKGTCGIFRITWGYWVDAGKLTVNGEHPDSEKAFINCANDPHCAADLVQNYMKKFNQDCNDDGEMDCHDYARIHKLGAYGCQADMPYKFQSVFEECIEKYEDEGFQ, encoded by the exons ATGCGAGTTTTCCTGCTATATTCTATATatctgctgctggtgttgtcGCCATCATTGGTTCAAGGCCAAG GTCATGTGCTGGATAAGCCCGTAACGGAGCTGTGTCTCACCTGCATTTGTGAGGCCATCAGTGGCTGCAATGCCACAGCGATTTGCACCAGTCCAGAAAAGGGAACCTGCGGCATATTCCGCATCACCTGGGGATACTGGGTGGATGCTGGCAAGCTGACGGTTAATGGAGAGCATCCCGATTCGGAGAAGGCCTTCATCAACTGCGCCAATGATCCGCACTGTGCCGCCGACTTGGTGCAAAACTATATGAAGAAGTTCAATCAGGATTGCAACGATGATGGCGAGATGGATTGCCACGACTATGCTCGAATCCATAAACTGGGAGCTTATGGCTGCCAAGCGGATATGCCCTACAAATTCCAGAGCGTGTTCGAGGAGTGCATCGAGAAGTACGAGGATGAGGGATTtcagtaa
- the LOC117136921 gene encoding lysozyme 2 codes for MHSAHIVFFVLGLTVGGNWVQADVQKPITEQCLICMCEALSGCNATAVCVNGACGIFRITWDQWVDSGRLTIPGDSPLTDSSFTNCANDPYCAADTLQSYMVKYGQDCNDDQMENCYDYGAIHYMGPFNCKADMPYTYESIFKRCLRNAMRDDKRQKSS; via the exons ATGCATAGTGCACATATAGTATTTTTTGTACTGGGGCTCACAGTTGGTGGCAATTGGGTGCAAGCCGACGTCCAAAAACCCATCACGGAACAATGCCTGATCTGTATGTGTGAGGCATTGAGTGGCTGCAACGCGACGGCTGTGTGCGTGAATGGGGCATGCGGCATATTCAGGATCACCTGGGATCAGTGGGTGGACTCAGGCCGATTGACCATACCCGGTGACTCGCCATTGACGGATAGTT CTTTTACCAACTGCGCCAACGATCCGTATTGTGCAGCCGATACTTTGCAGAGTTATATGGTGAAGTACGGACAGGATTGCAATGATGATCAGATGGAAAACTGTTACGATTATGGTGCTATTCACTACATGGGTCCCTTTAACTGCAAGGCGGATATGCCCTACACCTACGAGAGCATTTTCAAACGATGTTTGAGGAACGCCATGCGGGATGACAAGCGTCAGAAGTCCAGCTAA
- the LOC117136919 gene encoding lysozyme, giving the protein MLRLLVCLWLLVYSGSSYEVPNKPVTEDCLDCLCETMSGCNASAICVNGACGIFRITWGYWVEAGKLTLPTDTALSEDAFTNCVNQPHCAANTVQNYMFKHGQDCNGDEHIDCLDFGALHKLGNLKCQEELPYIFAKVFNRCLKSKERKAEEKIIQEQETVST; this is encoded by the exons ATGCTTCGATTGCTAGTTTGTTTGTGGCTACTGGTGTACAGTGGTTCCAGCTATGAGG TGCCAAACAAACCCGTCACGGAAGATTGCCTAGACTGTCTGTGCGAAACAATGAGTGGCTGCAATGCATCCGCAATTTGCGTAAATGGGGCCTGCGGTATATTCCGGATCACTTGGGGCTACTGGGTGGAGGCGGGCAAACTAACTTTGCCCACGGATACAGCTCTCTCCGAAGACG CCTTTACGAACTGCGTTAATCAGCCCCACTGTGCAGCGAATACGGTGCAGAATTATATGTTCAAGCATGGCCAGGATTGCAATGGAGATGAGCACATCGATTGCCTGGATTTCGGAGCACTCCACAAACTAGGCAATCTGAAGTGCCAGGAAGAGTTGCCGTACATCTTTGCCAAGGTCTTCAATCGATGTTTGAAATCCAAGGAGCGAAAGGCGGAGGAAAAGATCATCCAGGAGCAGGAAACGGTTTCAACATAA
- the LOC117136917 gene encoding chromatin-remodeling ATPase INO80 produces MPFGRKSPLEALALPGVMLAYKYSQFRQRRREAASRRVTERELSALHHKIDKLLSKLEEESEPDPPTSQEDECVICINARATMQTSPCGHRVVCRRCFVKTIQSAVAQRLLPLRCVICRARVNRLTSSSGTWRIQESASSYSMGAKSWASAGVAAGGVVPSASSYSMNDAHSGHHSFHQPTLHKSAVGRHHPHHYAARGSAHARVSQSDSLYSMSSTGSAASSASGYSHYSKTSSISSNGPCSPASPAVASSSNHLAPPSPTTHHHSHSLASPTPSGSSGSSLSPRENGTSHSHHGGCPIGCSGAVPRKPLHTLTNSSSTPISGSSSSGSGGGGVGGNGSIPSGMMTPTHTYPGRRHVKNRLMDIQNRLPPIKEFRSPAKVPHPSPVHVSNPRFRYSTYTKSSAHELAPLLRESGSSPPPRRPSPMNIQLSCSALAPPPLKAGGAKICPLTSKNSLPKNAYVMPKDKKPPASVPQGKATGTASKSTPQGAGCSRASAGCSATNSGSTGAGSASNPKPSSSSSSRSFPLFSAASNQREKADNKKNESVERKKKEEKLKLKAEKEARKEEKRLAKEEERLAKLHAKEEKKRGKKEAKELLLANDGNSKK; encoded by the exons GACAAACTACTGAGTAAACtggaggaggagagcgagCCGGATCCTCCAACCTCCCAAGAGGACGAGTGTGTGATCTGCATCAATGCCCGGGCCACCATGCAGACCTCGCCATGTGGCCACCGCGTCGTCTGCCGCCGCTGCTTTGTGAAGACCATTCAGAGTGCGGTGGCCCAACGCCTGTTGCCCCTGCGCTGCGTCATTTGCCGAGCGCGGGTCAATCGTCTGACCTCGTCCTCGGGAACTTGGCGAATCCAGGAGTCGGCCAGCAGCTACTCGATGGGCGCCAAGAGTTGGGCCTCCGCCGGAGTGGCCGCCGGCGGTGTGGTACCCTCGGCCAGCTCCTACTCGATGAACGATGCGCACAGCGGGCACCACTCGTTCCACCAGCCCACGCTGCACAAGTCGGCGGTGGGACGGCACCACCCGCATCATTACGCCGCCCGAGGATCAGCCCATGCTCGAGTCTCCCAGTCGGACAGCCTGTACTCGATGAGCTCGACGGGATCGGCGGCTTCATCGGCCTCCGGCTATTCGCACTACTCCAAGACGTCTTCCATATCGAGCAACGGTCCCTGCTCACCGGCCTCGCCGGCCGTGGCTTCCAGCTCCAATCACCTGGCACCGCCatcgcccaccacccaccatcaCAGTCATAGTCTGGCCTCACCCACTCCATCGGGATCATCGGGCAGTTCCCTCTCACCGCGGGAAAATGGAACTTCACATTCGCATCATGGTGGGTGTCCCATTGGTTGCTCCGGTGCCGTGCCAAGAAAACCGCTCCACACGCTCACCAATAGCTCCTCCACACCCATCTCCGGTTCATCGTCGAGCGGAAGTGGGGGAGGAGGAGTGGGCGGAAACGGTAGTATACCCAGTGGAATGATGACGCCTACGCATACGTATCCTGGCCGAAGGCATGTAAAGAACCGTCTGATGGACATCCAGAACCGCCTGCCGCCGATCAAGGAGTTCCGCAGTCCGGCCAAAGTGCCGCATCCTTCTCCCGTGCACGTCAGCAATCCCAGATTTCG TTACTCCACTTATACAAAGTCCAGTGCCCATGAACTGGCTCCGTTGCTGCGTGAATCCGGATCGTCGCCTCCGCCACGTCGCCCCAGTCCGATGAACATCCAGCTGAGCTGCTCCGCACTGGCCCCGCCCCCTTTGAAGGCGGGCGGGGCAAAGATCTGCCCACTGACCTCGAAGAACTCGCTGCCGAAAAACGCTTACGTGATGCCCAAGGACAAAAAGCCGCCAGCTTCTGTTCCGCAAGGGAAAGCCACTGGTACTGCCTCCAAGTCGACTCCACAAGGAGCAGGCTGTTCGAGAGCCTCAGCTGGATGTTCTGCCACCAATTCAGGATCAACTGGAGCTGGATCGGCTAGTAATCCGAAACCCTCGTCAAGCTCTTCCAGTCGCAGTTTTCCGCTTTTCTCCGCCGCCAGCAATCAGA GAGAGAAGGCTGACAATAAGAAGAACGAGTCTGTTGAGCGCAAGAAAAAGGAGGAAAAGCTCAAGCTGAAGGCTGAGAAGGAAGCCAGAAAG GAGGAAAAGCGACTGGCCAAGGAGGAGGAGCGTCTGGCCAAGCTGCACGCCAAGGAGGAGAAGAAGCGGGGCAAGAAGGAGGCCAAGGAGCTGCTGTTGGCCAACGATGGGAACAGCAAGAAGTGA